From Channa argus isolate prfri chromosome 18, Channa argus male v1.0, whole genome shotgun sequence, the proteins below share one genomic window:
- the slc31a2 gene encoding probable low affinity copper uptake protein 2, with translation MMSMTFGVSSRVTLLFDFWDVNGPAGMVLSVFVVLLLTVFYELLKVWRVWLSRSSKLAQPPSPYANPTSSRSDCGSVLDGSPSESSLAPMELHPRAPDTRNSWLLHGIQTVLHMVQVTLGYMLMLCVMSYNTWIFIGVIAGSVLGYFISFPLLGQN, from the exons ATGATGTCT atGACTTTTGGGGTGTCAAGCCGTGTGACACTGCTGTTTGACTTCTGGGATGTGAATGGACCTGCAG GGATGGTGCTGTCAGTGTTTGTGGTCTTGCTGCTGACAGTTTTCTATGAGTTGCTCAAAGTGTGGAGAGTGTGGCTGTCAAGAAGCTCTAAACTGGCCCAGCCTCCGTCTCCATATGCCAATCCTACGTCCTCCCGCAGTGACTGCGGCTCCGTTCTGGACGGCAGCCCCTCTGAGTCCTCGCTGGCCCCCATGGAGTTACACCCTCGAGCTCCTGACACCAGGAACAG TTGGTTGCTGCACGGTATCCAGACAGTCCTCCATATGGTTCAGGTGACTCTGGGTTACATGCTGATGTTGTGTGTCATGTCCTACAACACCTGGATCTTTATCGGGGTCATCGCAGGCTCCGTCCTCGGGTATTTCATCTCGTTCCCTCTGCTTGGTCAGAACTGA